DNA from Ciona intestinalis unplaced genomic scaffold, KH HT000161.2, whole genome shotgun sequence:
CTTACCCCAATCCACAACGTGTACATCTTACCCGAgtacatcttaccccaacccacacgtgtaccatcttaccccaactccACAAAaagtaccatcttaccccaactcaCAGcatgtaccattttaccccaacctacaacgTGTACcactttaccccaacctacaacgTGTACcactttaccccaacctacaacgtgtaccatcttaccccaacctacaacgTGTACcactttaccccaacctacaacaTGTACcactttaccccaacctacgaCGTGTACCATCCTACATCAACCTACAacgtgtaccatcttaccccaacctacaacatgtaccatcttaccccaacccacaacatgtaccatcttaccccaacccacaaCGTGTACCACTTTACCCAAACTTACaatgtgtaccatcttaccccaacccacaacatgtaccattttaccccaacccacccaCCACACCCACCTCATCCCCGAACCCCCCAAAGAGTCCTCCACCTCCTTGCCTCTTCTTTTGAGCAGCAGCTTCTTCTCTCATCTTTTCATCTTCCTCGAACTTAAGCAGGGTGTCGCGTGTGTACTCGTACCTCCTGGAGTTACAATGGTGGATTAGTAAAAGCATAAGTCTGTTCAGCATAAAAACGTCTTGACTTGGGGAAGAGGGTAATATGAAGGGTTACTACCGGCAGAAGTTAGGTTTAAACAGACTTAgatacaaaaaacaacaaaaggcACAAGCTTAACTAATCTATGTCTGCCACTCATGTTAATCagcttctattctatatgggtccTTGTATGATAACCAAGGATTTTTGTCATATTTCCCCCAACACCCAGTCTGCTTATTTACAATCAGCTTAatcaacaaagtaacaaacttgTGCGGTTGTTCATAATATACTTTAGTTGGTTTACTTAATTCCCAGAGTCCCAGACAAAGTTAGCTTTAGCTTGACTTATTGGTTACCACCCcaataattaacaaacatAATCAACGtatcaacaaagttacaaacttgTGTGGTTGTTCATCCGGATGCGGGCGTGGGATGATGGGAAGATCAACTTTCTCATCCTTAACCATCCTCCTCTGCATCTCTTTCAACTCCTGGAGTTGATTCTTCATCTCGATGATGGAAGAGAGCTTCCAATCACGGAGCGTCGTTAACTTCTCGTTGAAGTCCGATTTTGCTCGATGGATCTGGAGGGGAAGGGTGTATGAGTTATTTATCCTTGAGTGGAGGGGCAACGGTATATATTcgatatgggtgaggtctttgttAGAGAACCTTGAGTCAGATTTTGCCTATTTAACTCGCACTTCTTGTATATACGAATAGAAGACCGTCTTCTAGACTCTTTCTATAACATAGTTGATATACAGGatacaatttttttccttCCGAGGTCACTAAAAATGTTTCGTAAACCAAAGTATTTGAGAAGGGAGTTGTGTCCAAGATATGGGTTTCCATGTTTGCATAGATATCTAAGTTAACCACAAGTTAACCACACCACCCACCAATCCCAGTAAAGTTAAAAGTTGATATCGCTTCTTCTCAGTATCCATTCTCAGATGTTCGGGTACCACGTAATCAGGTGACGTCTTCAGCTTAAAGTCTCCCATATTCGCTTGTGCGTCTTTGATTGCTGAAACATCGGCAGGATCTTCATAATTCTCATCAGGTTTGCTACGGAACAATTCCTCCCACTGTTTATATAGGGGGGATATGTGAGGGTTATAAAGTGTATATGAGGGGTATGTGGTGTGGTTATGGATATTGTATATTTACTGAATAATTAAGACAAATTTAACTGATACAAAAAGGGAGTTGTTTGTAGTTATTTTGAAGGGTTAGGCGGTTAGGGCAACTACTGCTAACATAAATTTCAAtacgaaaaaaatgttacttggtctaaaaagtttttttagtttggcATCCTGATATACATAGCATGGTAGGTAGAATAACTTTGATGGTTTTAATTATGAATCATGATTCTGCATgaaattatgacatcacaaacctctTTATGATGTTTTTGCACTAACTATGACATCCCAAACCtctttatgttgtttttacacTAACTATGACATCCCAAACCtctttatgttgtttttacactaactatgacatcacaaacctctTTATGACGTTTCTCCCTTTTCATCTTGGACTCTTCAGCTTTCTTCAAAGCTTTGGCGACTTTCTCAGCTTTCCTCCCGTGAAGTAACGAAGATTTCTTTTGTTTCGATTCAATGACGGTTTCCTCTAGTTCATCATCGTCTGTGGGGGTTGGTGGTTAAGTTGATGAGATTTCATGTAAATGGCGGGGCAAcagataatttagacaacccattagtagcctgggttggagcaattgttgttaagtgtcttgcccaacgacTTGGGGTGAGCAGgaaaacgaatgtaacttatttaaaaaacaattcagAAAACCAAAAACCAAATTGTAAAGAGTGAAAATGATAAAGCAACATGGAGGCCAGGGTACCATAGAACTGACCCACCTTTACCCCCCCTCCCCGATGATATAGAAGCCCCACCATCCATCAGCCCCATCACCCCACCCTCAGATGCAAGGCTTGCTGCCCGAACACGCTGTTCAACAACGTCCTTCAACGTGAAGAACTCATCGGGTAACTTAGCAACCCTGTACGAGGACACCGTGTGGCTCGATTTGAACGAATGGACGATGATTCGGTCGCACTCGAGTTGGGAACGGAAGCGTTGCTACAGAAACAACATAGAGATCTTATTATCACTGCTGTAGTCCAACAACAGTATAATAACGAGCAAACTCTGACTTAAATGCTACGAAGTACGATCTTGTTAAAGTTATCTCTGCTTATTAATTAGTTATCACCCATATAAACCAATTTACCCAAACACTTTTAATACTTATCGTATAAGCATGGATGAATAAGTATAACGTATATAAACCACCCACAAACACCCCACCTCCAACTTGCGATGAACCAACGATAGTTTCTCTTTCTCCCACATCATCTCCAACCTCACCCGCTCTATCTTCGACTCTGTCTCTTGCTCCATCTTGTGCCGGATGGTGGGATCCAACTCAAACTCCTGGTGGCGCCCGagaatatacaaaaattatagCAAAGACAaagtgacattcatttatttaaaaaacatatcaaAACAACATGTGTAGCTGGATAAGTTTATATAAGTCTTATAACAGCTATTTACCTGCGTTATTTTGTGTCTGATGGGATTCCTACCACAATATTACTTATAGTAAATAAGCATTTAATCCATACATGAAACACAAACGAACCGCTTTCTTAAGCCTAACATCCTCTGGAAGATCGTTATTCTTCTCCAGCAGCTCGAGGAAAGTCCTCCTCAGTTTCCCCACCCTCCTCCTCTCAGCCATCTTCTTCCCTTCTGCATCTCGGATCATCTTATCGTGCTCAGCTTTCAACTTGGCATCCTCAATGCTGTAAGCTTGTGGGTCGTTGATGTCGTCCACGCTCATCTCCCCAACGATGCGTTTCTGTTTTTGAAGGAAATATTGCGCATAACTTTGAATGTAGAGGGtgatattgtaaaataagGTAGACACAGTCATTATAAAGCGTTTAGTAGGTTGTGCAGAATAAGTTTGCTAACGTTGCGTTTCTATTGAAGTAACATTGTGTATGTGGGGgtggcagcatcaagccttgaacctagcACCCTTGGGATACAACGCAAGAGCTCTAACCACTGTACTACAGAACCAGTTAAACACCTTGGTGGTATAAACtttacaaagtatattttataaccCAACCCACCCACCTTAGGTGTCGGTAGCTTTGCTCTCTTTCCTTCCATGCTCTTCACAATTTCTTCATGAGCGAGGgaatgatatccaaatatattcCCATCTGATCCCCCACTGAATAGATACGCCCCATCATAGCTTTCCACTATGTTCGTTATGCTCCCTGTGTACATATGTAATGTTAGGGGTCCATGGGGTGGTATGTTACACCAAGATTTTAAACAGGGGTTGCATCTGTTTTAGCATccatgttttaagtttaaaacagattttatcCTGCTGTTGGGTGtctgtacaaacaagcagagccaaagtatattgcattcaccacattaatcaatgaggttccctatgtttgacaactatgagtgtaactgcgttttaacaatgtcaccccagattttgccctgctgttaggtgtctatacaaacaagcagagccaaagtatattgcattcaccacattaatcaatgaggttccctatgtttgacaactatgagtgtaactgcattttaacaatgtcaccccagattttaccctgctgttaggtgtctatacaaaaaagcagagccaaagtatattgcattcaccacattaatcaatgaggttccctatgtttgacaactatgagtgtaactgtattttaacaatgtcaccccagattttaccctgttgttaggtgtctatacaaacaagcagagccaaagtatattgcattcaccacattaatcaatgaggttccctatgtttgacaactatgagtgtaactgtattttaacaatgtcaccctagattttaccctgttgttaggtgtctatacaaacaaacagagccaaagtatattgcattcaccacactAATCAATGAgtttccctatgtttgacaacttaacacccacaacaacaacataccaGTATCATTATCATGCATGTTCATGTCCCAATGTGCGCCCATCATATCGAGGTCGAATGGGAGCTCTGGATCTCCCTCTAGTGGGTAAACACGGATCATTCCGTCAAGGAACCCGGCCACAAGTTTGCGACGATCGGTCGTAAAGGAGATACGGGAGATTGGGACGTCCGAGGAATCTgggggtgggggggggggttgtTATAAAATGGTGGACGGCAGTGTGAGAGTAATCTATAAAAGGTTCTACAGAGGACAAAGGATTAAAGTCATCTAGATCCACTGAGACAGATTATAGACAAGTAATAATaaagattctattctataagtgGGAGGCTTCAGTGagacacctgagacctgggatttagatcagagttgacccattaccccaacaccaaagGTGCTACCACATCCTCACCAGATGTTGAAGCCCGCGCCCCCCAGACAAGCGAACCACAAAACATTCACACTTTAACTCCCACCTTTAACAGGAATGGCTCTTGTTGGCTCTGATGAAACTTCTTCATCCTGATCTTCATCCTTGAAGACACACTCGTATAAATACCCCGCATCATAACCATCCATGGATGCCATGAATCTTCCCGGGAGCAAATATGATGCTTGGAGAACACTGTTGGGATGCGGGGGGATGAATAATTCCTCTTCTTCCTCATCAACATCCTCGGGATCTTCCTCAAGGAACGAAGCAGCATCTTCCGGACTTATCTCCTCACCTGATAAAGATTGacatcattcattcaacccagatcaaaattaataacagggatgttctgtttcatacacctcgtgagttaccacgtgtgtaactttgtgggtgataatttttatgtatggctgacaatttagcaACCCATTATTGCAactgtcgttaagtgtcttgtgcCACTTCTCACCTCTGTCTTTTCTTCTTTGCAATTCCTTCTCCCTTTGccttcttctttttttcttctCCACTTCTTTCCTTTCTCTCTCTTCATCTCTTCTCAGTCTGGACTTAATGCTTTGAAATGTGAAGTACCTGCAACAGATCAACAACTGTATCCCAGGTTCAAGGAAGTAActtaatatttgaaattatatcccatattttcaatttttataacttgGGTTTAATATAATCCATCTGAATAGCATTCTAAACAAACTAATATTGTTCATAAAAATTTCGACAAACATTGTAGAATAATGAAGGGACAACCCATAATGGTAAATATAGATAACTTATAATGTGAAAACCCAGTACTATCACTCACTTCATAGCAACATCTGataacttgaatgaatgtgagGTGTCTGTATGAGAGGGTGCCGTAATCTCAATAACTTTCCCGTTACTACAAGACACGAGGAGGGTCGTGTCGGGCTGTGAGGGTATAATGGATGTGTTGGGGGTTAGTATAGATTTGAAAGAAATATGGGTCAACGCTTCATCTATCATCCGACAAACAACATCGAGGTTGGAAGAGGAATACCGATTAGTATAGTATACCTGGTAGCTAACAGTATGTTTTTTTACGCTTATTTCTAGTAAGAAACAGACGAAATGTTGGTCGAATGGAGTTTTTAACAGGAGAGTTATTTCTGATATAACAAAGGTTGCAaaacaacacaatattttCCAGCTCAACACAAAGCAAgtcacaaataaatatttttttaacccgACCAAATGCAACCAGATGATAGAAATATTACAGTTTTTACCCGAATAGCAATTTGTAATACTCACGAATCCCGGAGGCGACCACTCCATCCCGGTTACTTCCCCAGGAATGCTCACGAACCCGATTGGTGAATAACCACCCGCATCAACCGAGAAGAAGAAGACGGTTTTATCGGTGCTCCCTGTTGCGAGGATCTCACCAGTGTTGTCGAACGCAAGGGACGTGATGGTGGACGAATGAGGTTTCATCACCTAGGGGGGTTATGTGTGGGTGAGGGGTTTGCATGaaacaatgtaacttatttatcctcgggAGGTCAGAAACAACactggttataacatgggtgttccaTACatttcgtgccagcttacaagttggATAGTATGGGCGGGTTGTTTAGTGGGGAATAATAGGGATATAGTTGACCCAGACACTCAATATCTAAATCAAATATTGGTACAAAAGGCAAGAAGAACCTTTTTCTACTTATTTTCACTCataaatttatacatgtatgacgattatttgtttaattgtattatttctattaCCTGGTTTAGAATAAGCTCATTGGCGCCATCTACCTGACGTAGTGTCAACACCCGAAGTATTCCGTCGGAAAAGCCACCAATAATGGTGGTACCTTTCGGATCAACCTGCATGTATGGTGTGGTCAACATAACAAAAGGCAGTTGGTAAATAATGCTACGAGTAAAACTACTTGTGGAAAAAGGTTAAATTCACAACTAATGTTGTTGAACAGTAGCCAGTCACCCAAT
Protein-coding regions in this window:
- the LOC100178315 gene encoding cilia- and flagella-associated protein 44-like, producing MTNNGVLSSTMEHNDNLIEGTTGSSVRQSFDEDLKKGVNIEMTSKNPVEEEGPPADFFYDFEQYQSVSRVTNESGIPSNLLQFFHSFGYDCCKRSNLHLLNGPTAVFAAGNLVHLLNLNSREHKFIRSCSGGGIGSIAIHPSGKYFAVAEKGKKPHILVYEFPSMKLYRVLQGGTERAYSFVDFSPKGDLLASVGSAPDYMLTVWDWCKEKIMLRSKAFSQEVYRVTFSPEQEGQLTSSGTTHIRFWKMAFTFTGLKLKGELGRFGKTSLSDIEGYIQLPDGKVLSGCEWGNMLLWDGGLIKVEICKKNLKPCHVGSIQQLVIDEGELITIGLDGYVRVWELEAIDTADTTDDSDKFEVEPMNELKVGTDVQLTRMVKAAEDEDTEEGSSIWYAQDAGGGIWKLDLSFSHTTKPPAKLHSFTSGPIAGLASSPSSHLVATTGDTFVRIHDYLTRDILCEFKSPSVHSRGTALIWPNKVVDPKGTTIIGGFSDGILRVLTLRQVDGANELILNQVMKPHSSTITSLAFDNTGEILATGSTDKTVFFFSVDAGGYSPIGFVSIPGEVTGMEWSPPGFPDTTLLVSCSNGKVIEITAPSHTDTSHSFKLSDVAMKYFTFQSIKSRLRRDEERERKEVEKKKRRRQREKELQRRKDRGEEISPEDAASFLEEDPEDVDEEEEELFIPPHPNSVLQASYLLPGRFMASMDGYDAGYLYECVFKDEDQDEEVSSEPTRAIPVKDSSDVPISRISFTTDRRKLVAGFLDGMIRVYPLEGDPELPFDLDMMGAHWDMNMHDNDTGSITNIVESYDGAYLFSGGSDGNIFGYHSLAHEEIVKSMEGKRAKLPTPKKRIVGEMSVDDINDPQAYSIEDAKLKAEHDKMIRDAEGKKMAERRRVGKLRRTFLELLEKNNDLPEDVRLKKAEFELDPTIRHKMEQETESKIERVRLEMMWEKEKLSLVHRKLEQRFRSQLECDRIIVHSFKSSHTVSSYRVAKLPDEFFTLKDVVEQRVRAASLASEGGVMGLMDGGASISSGRGGKDDDELEETVIESKQKKSSLLHGRKAEKVAKALKKAEESKMKREKRHKEWEELFRSKPDENYEDPADVSAIKDAQANMGDFKLKTSPDYVVPEHLRMDTEKKRYQLLTLLGLIHRAKSDFNEKLTTLRDWKLSSIIEMKNQLQELKEMQRRMVKDEKVDLPIIPRPHPDEQPHKRYEYTRDTLLKFEEDEKMREEAAAQKKRQGGGGLFGGFGDE